Genomic window (Synergistes jonesii):
CATAGTCCGGGGGCGGGTCGACCTTTGGCGCGGGGAGACGGCGAAGGAGTGCTTCAAGAATATCAAAAGCCTTGATATGACGGAGGGCATTTACACATTAACGCTGCCGACCGGCGCGGGAAAAACAAATATCGGACTCAGAAGCGCGCATATGATCGCGAAAAAGCTCGGCTATGAAACGATCATTTACGCCCTGCCCTTTATATCTGTCGTGGAACAGAACGCCGACTTTGCGCGCGAAGTCTTTGGTGAAGATTATGTGCAGGAAGATCACAGCCTTGCCTTGATATCAAAGGACGGCAGAGAGGGAGCGGCAGAAAAAATTCAGGAAAAGCCGTGGAAAAGGCTGTCGACCCTCTTCCGTTACTGGAACTCTCCTGTTATTACAACTACAATGGTGCAGTTATGGGATGCAATATATAACCCCAAAGCGACAGCTTCTATGGACTTTCACCGTCTGAGCCGCGCGGTCGTCGTGCTGGACGAACCACAGGGTATAGACTCCAGGCACTGGTATGAATTTGGCAAAACGCTTTCCTACATCAGCAAAAATTTTGGTACGGTTTTTGTCCTGATGACTGCTACGCAGCCCGTAATGGTGCAAGAGGCAAAAGAGCTTGCACCGAAGACGGCTTTTCCTGTAAGCCGCCATGGATATAAATTTATCGGCAGCGGCTATCAGCTGTCGGAACTGCCTGAGCTTTTGCGCGGGGATCGCGTGGATTTCGCTGAAAAATCCGGAATGGTCGTCTTAAACACCAGACGCGCGGCGCTTGATGCATATAGGGTGCTAAGAGAATTTCTCGGAGAAAACACTTATGTGTTGAGCGGCTGGATGACGTCTGAGCATAAAAGGCGCGTCATCAAAAAAATAGCTTCGCATATTAAAGCCGGAGAACTATGTCATCTTATAGCGACGCAGACGGTTGAAGCTGGCGTCGACCTGGACTTTGAATGGGTCTTCCGAGATGTGGGGCCGCTCGATTCCATTATTCAAGCCGCCGGACGCTGCAACAGAAGCGGGCTGCACGAAAGAGGGCTTGTCATGATTGCGGAGCTGAATAATTCCAGCGGCAAGCCTTACGCTTCGATGGTCTATGACTCTGTAACGCTTGATACCACAAAAGAATTTCTGCATAAATACCCGGAGTTTGACGACGGCGAGGTGACCGCGATTGTAGAGGAATACTATGATGAGCTCACTTCGAAGATTAAAAACAACTCTATGTGGAAGAGAATCGAAGAAGGCGAATGGGAAGATTTTACTCCTCTGTTTAAAAATGAAAGGGAAGAAGTGCCCGTCTATGTCGACAATGGCAGGATAGATACGCTTTTAGCAGAGCTAAGGAATTTGAAGCCATCATTAGAAAACAGAGAAAAAATCAAATCTTTAAGGAACGAATTGTCCCAATACTCTTTTGGTGCAGATAGGAAGCTCATGAACAAATGTAGGGAATCGATCGTCGAAACGAGCATAATAGGCGGCAGCCAGACTAAAATTGAGGAGATCGGCGATATGGAGTACTACATCATCAGAAGAGACGGCATCGGCGAAAGCGATACCTCCGTATACCACACGGCGGCCGGTTTTCAACCCCAGGACGAGCCGGCATGCGATGACATATGGTAGAGGCATTGTCGCGCAGGAGTAAAAGAATGGAATTTTCTGAGAAAAGCGCTATAGGCGGGACTTTGCTGTGGTATTACAGTATTTGCCGCAGAGAAGTATGGCTCATGGCGAGAAAAATTGTCCCTGAAGAAAGAAACGAAGATATCGCCATAGGCCGCCTTATCGACCAGAACAGCTATTCGAGAGAAAAGCATCAGATATCTTTTAGGGACAATAAAATCGATTTTCTTCAGCAAAAAGACGGAATGCTCGTCGTCTCAGAAATCAAAAAGAGCAGCCGCGCAGAAAAAGCGTCGATGCTGCAGCTTGCGCATTATTTATACGAATTGGAAAAAGAGGGATTTGCGGCAAGCGGCGTCTTGCTCTATCCAAAAGAAAAAAAGAGAACGGAGGTTGTCTTAACCGACGCTCTGCGCAGGCAGCTCGACGCGGCGTACGCAGAAATAGAAAAAATATCCGCGTCGGAAACGCCTCCTTCACTAACCAAATGTAAGTACTGCGCAAAATGCGCTTATGGCGAATATTGCTGGAGCTAAATCGCTGAAAGGGTGGAATGCTTAGATGGGCAAGACTCTTTATCTCTTAAGCAACGGAGAACTCAGGCGAAAAGACAACACTCTCTTTATCGCAAGGGAAAATGAAAGTCCAAAGTTCCTGCCCGTTGAGACGCTTGATGAAATAAACGTATTCGGCGAAGTTGAGTTTAATAAGAGTCTGCTTGAATTCATCTCGCAGAAAGAGGTCATACTGCACGTTTACAACCACTACGGCTATTATGTAGGGACGTTTTATCCCCGCGAACACCTCAACTCTGGCGCG
Coding sequences:
- a CDS encoding CRISPR-associated helicase/endonuclease Cas3, giving the protein MLPDAWKTLLLGSLNGDLESHPGHRLTDHLLESCRLAEALLKQHSLGTRYEKTVVPAAVTHDAAKAQKAFQEHLHGGKGVEHAAPSAFFSLPLTKDGEISDAFITAEAVRRHHTHLQNWNDIKTVWAKDGFMKWLSEMRLLIPDWEWEGCDAIAEDIRDFLFDNVPEDGVNEAEIAGYWFRLRTTLSLLVAADRMNAVGITYTEFQPLPDFQEKSFIVRGRVDLWRGETAKECFKNIKSLDMTEGIYTLTLPTGAGKTNIGLRSAHMIAKKLGYETIIYALPFISVVEQNADFAREVFGEDYVQEDHSLALISKDGREGAAEKIQEKPWKRLSTLFRYWNSPVITTTMVQLWDAIYNPKATASMDFHRLSRAVVVLDEPQGIDSRHWYEFGKTLSYISKNFGTVFVLMTATQPVMVQEAKELAPKTAFPVSRHGYKFIGSGYQLSELPELLRGDRVDFAEKSGMVVLNTRRAALDAYRVLREFLGENTYVLSGWMTSEHKRRVIKKIASHIKAGELCHLIATQTVEAGVDLDFEWVFRDVGPLDSIIQAAGRCNRSGLHERGLVMIAELNNSSGKPYASMVYDSVTLDTTKEFLHKYPEFDDGEVTAIVEEYYDELTSKIKNNSMWKRIEEGEWEDFTPLFKNEREEVPVYVDNGRIDTLLAELRNLKPSLENREKIKSLRNELSQYSFGADRKLMNKCRESIVETSIIGGSQTKIEEIGDMEYYIIRRDGIGESDTSVYHTAAGFQPQDEPACDDIW
- the cas4 gene encoding CRISPR-associated protein Cas4 — translated: MEFSEKSAIGGTLLWYYSICRREVWLMARKIVPEERNEDIAIGRLIDQNSYSREKHQISFRDNKIDFLQQKDGMLVVSEIKKSSRAEKASMLQLAHYLYELEKEGFAASGVLLYPKEKKRTEVVLTDALRRQLDAAYAEIEKISASETPPSLTKCKYCAKCAYGEYCWS